The genomic interval CGGAGATGATGCAGCCTACAATGACGAGTTCTCATATGGATACTCGCCTTTCAACTGCCACAAACCTTTGGTGGGGGAGCCTCTTAAAAAGACTCATCATAAGGAGTCTAAAAAGCAAgggcaaaacaaaacagacaaaaactaTGCCCAGCAACAACATAAGAATATATCCCACATATCGTCTTTCCTCAAGGCATTAAGTGCTACAGAGAAAAGCTGTGAGGGGATGTTAATCAAAAATGGAGGTATGCCAGACACTAACGGGGAATCATGGGATAAGTCTGCACTTCGCAGCATCCAAAGAGAGCTATCGGATTTCTCCTCGGATTATCACACCAATCTCACGGATGGACATTACGAGAACCGTCATAGGCATCGCTCGGTTGACGGTTCGTCAAACAAAGCAGGCAAAGATGCTGCCCTTCCCTCTGAGAAATTATCAAAGAGCCAAAATCGGAAATCCACCGTCAAACTAAGGAAACTTAACATTAAAAACTTTTTCCTCCACAGTGAGTTCAGTCCTTTCCAATCATGGAGAGATTTTAATCAGTTTCCCTTTGGTCAAGAGGAAACCTCTATTCTCCCCACAGATAATATCCCTAAATGGTACGATTTGCCTTTTTACAAGGAGCTGACCGAGGCACACAGAAAAGAGACTCAGCATACAGAGGAGGCACAGTCATGCCAGAAGGCAGCCCCTCCTCTTACTGCTCCTAAACCcatccctccccttcctcccccaAAGGTTCTGCCAAAGCCCATAGCCACTCCGGCTGATAAAAGGTGCTCATCAGACGGAGGAGATGGGAGTGCTGCCCCCTGGAGGCGCAACAGGTCCAGGGCAAAAAGTGTGATTCCCGTCAATCAGCCTGGGCTACCACCTCAGGAAAACAGTTCAAAAACTTTGGATGAAAGTCTTTGGCTGCTCAAAAAGGAAGCTAGATGTGTGGAGGTGAAAGCCGTTGAGGAAGTCAGCTCTTTGGCGTCAACTCCATTCAGCATCTGCCAGCTCATGACTCCCCTCATTCCCTCCAGACAACCGACAGAAACATCGGAAATCCTCCAAACTATCCTCTCGCCCGCTGCTCTCGACCTCCCACAAAGACCACACTCTGAGGCCAAACTGACCCCTGAACCTCCAGTCAAGCGGGACAGCTACAAATCACTCGCCTCGAGCATCCTCTTCAACCTCAAAGACAACAGGAAAAGGGTGAAAAGCCGTTACAGCCCTCCGAAATTCAAAACATTAGAAGTGCCTGAGGGTGGCACCCAATCTCCACAATCAGATCATCTGAAATATCCACAAGCTGGCTCTGAGGGCTATGCATCTGGCTTAAGCACTCCGGCTATTTTAAAAGATGGACATGCAGTTTGCAGTCCTGTTTTGGAATCTAACAGCACCCCAACTGTTGCTCTTATCAAGTATGATAGTGACAGACCTCTTTCAGGTGATTATTTGTTATCAAATCTCTTGCAACCCAAAAGAGACGCTGCAGGTAGTCTTGGTGAGGAGAATCCCATCTCCCCCTTCACGCCATTAAAAAAGACCAAGAGTCCCAAGGCTAAAAAGCAAAACTACCCATCTCTGAATTTGTACAAGAAGGCCAGCCCAGTGGACAGTGATATGAAATATCTTCTAGTCCCTCCAAGTGAGGCAAATGAATTTTCACCACTCACGCTGAATAAAGACCTCTCACCATATGCACTGCCAACAAACAACGGGCTTTCGCCAAGTAATTTAAATGTCAACAAAGATCGTTCGCCCATAATTTCACCCCATGCACTTGAGAAAGAGTGGTTGTCATCTCATGTATCAGTAGGGAAAAGAGCACCAAATGTACCAGACAAAGCAAAACGACTTGTGACAGACATTAAAGAAAAAGACTTCAGCTCCAAGGAAAAAGATACTTGTGGCCAACCCATGAGTACAATGGATGTGATCAGAGCAGCAAGGGACGCAATTAGTGCAGCCAAAAATAAAGCTTTATCTGCAACTCAGTCAGATAGCATCAATAAGCCAATTTTAGACACAGAAGAACTGAGGGAGAAAGAAATACATAAGAAGGTTGCCCATTCAAAAGAAATGTTTGGCAGCAAGAGGGATAGTTCAATACCAGAAAACAACAATGTTTTATATCAAAGTAGAAATGAAGCAACCCTGGTAGACAAAAAAGGTAAGGTCAAGAAAGAGCCCCCGCCAGTTCCAAAGAGAAATTTTGCTAAATCTGATATTCAACTCTCTCTTGACAAAAAGCAGAAACATAATGATGACAAGCTCACTAATGGGGATTCGGAGGATGCAAAACTAAATTTATCACCAAATGAAAATGAATCTGTCCAGAAACAGGCTAAACTCAAATATGTATTCTCAGCCAGACAGAATAATTACATAAAACATCAGAGATATGCAGTGACGGATGATGAACAAGGAGAGGAGTTTCAGGACGGCGATCTGAATGTGAACGCAGGAATGGATGTGGATAAGGATAAGGAGACGATGCCACTCAGAGAAATGAGAGATAGTGGGCATATCATTAATGATTTGCATGCTTTGAAAGAGCTGGAGAGAGCAAGGCTTGGCGATCGTGTTCTGGAGAACGTGAAGAACAAATTAGGTTTTCTTAACATAGATGAGGAGGCGAGGGCTAAGAATGATTTGATCTCAAGGGAGCTAAGGAACATTAAGAAGGGCATGTTGTCTATGAGAGGGAACACAACGGCTAAGAAAGAACTATTTGCACAGAAAGAGAAGGACCAGAGCAAGCAGGAGACTTTCACAAAGATAGATGCCAACGTCATAGTAAACAAAGCACTTATAAATGATAATTATGACAGAGCCAAAATGGCACTCGAAGAGATCATCTCAGACAGGCAGAAGAGAAAGAATAAATTCACAGAGCAGGATGCAAATCTAATATTTGATGAGAACACTGATGAAAGTTATGTAACAAGGGTAGAGCAACGTCAAAACACCATTAAAGAGTCTATGACAGAGGCCAAGGAGAAACAAAATGGCAGCACTCTTGCACTAAAAGAGAAAGATTTAAAAGAGAGGTTAAGTGATCTTAGAGACCACAATCACATGAGACAGATCTTGTCACAAACTGAACCTCGACTTGGTGAGACTCACAGATCAGGTGATAGGTTAGCGTTACCTGGCATGGACAAAACTGATGATCCAAGCTTTGAATCAGATGAGGTGAATTTAAGAAACGTAGTGAGACAGATTTCTGAAGAGAGCGGAGAGAATCGGACGAACCAAAATGATGGCAAAAAGGGAGACGTTCCTCCCGTTCCTCCTAGGAGCAAAAAGGGAGGCAGTAGAAGAGATGAAAGTGTTTCTAAGGATACAGATAGTTTGAAATATGTAGTAGaagaggatatctttaacaaagatgtaaaatgtgaaaatgacGAGGTACGCTTAAAAGAGATGAGTAGTACAGGCTCAGGAAAACAACAAGTATATAGTGACCTGCCCACAACAGAATCCAGTCAACATGACACCAGTCCTGTGAAAGAGAGATGGGATGTGGTAAATAAACCAAATTCAAAATCTATTACAGTAACTGATGGAGTTATATGTGATTCTATGTTACCTTCAAAATACCCACAATCTGAAAATAGATTGTGTTTATCACCAGAGTTTAAAGGAAATgacaaaaaggcaattaacttGCAAGCAGACAGGAGCCCCATTAGGGAAGCCATATTTGAAAATAGCAATGTCAGGGCAAAGGAAACACCCAAGGTAAAGCGGAAGGCTCCTTTAAGACCAGACCATTTAAACACACCAGATGACAATGTAACTAATAATTTATTGTCAGAAGAATCTAACAAAATGAATAGAGCTATTGAGGAAATAAATGTGGGTGCAGAGGCTCTTGGTGAAACACACAGGGATATACTATCACCCTTACTATTGGTAAATGGTAAAAGTGTCAATCAGAGCCCACCTGACCAAGCCAGCTTGTCATCAAAATCCTCCTACTTCTCTGTGGAGAGTACTGTGAACAGAAATACTGAGACAGAGTCAAATGTTTACCACTCTCTGGAGAACTTGattggagaggaggaggaggttgatGAGGTGACGCGGAATAGTTCACGAAACACAAAACAGGATTCGGACAGGACGGAAGCTGAATATTATTCTTTAAGTGACCATGAAAGTGAGCCGGTGGTTGTTGAGCGACAGATAAAATCTCCCCAAAAAGAGACAGAAGTACCATACAAGGACAGCAAAGAAAAGGATAACACCACCTCAGATCAAAGCGTGACTTATGATGTAAATAATCCAACACCAATGTCACCTTCCAACACTTTCTCACATAGTTTGGGGATCCCTGCCTTATTTAAAGTCAAAGACATCACTTTGGGTAATAAATTGATAAAGACTGTACAACCATGGTCACCAAGAGAGAGTCTGAGCGGttcagagaggggagaggagttAGATCAAGTACAGGGAAATCCAGAGCTCCCTGCGGCCAATGAACCTGCCAGCAGAAGTAGCACACCTATCCCAGATGAAATTTCCAAGCCTAACGAGATTCCATCGAAGAGTTCACCACCACTGCTGTTGTCTCCTTTGAATCTGCAAAGTGAAAACCCAAAGAAACCACAAGCTGGAGGATTCCTTACTGTCCCACAGGAGGAAGATAGATTGTCTGGGGTGAGTCCGTCATCTGAAGGTGTGGAGAGTTTAACAACCAGCACAGCCGACACCGCTGATGAGATGGGAAAGACCGCTGAAGTGTCAAAGGTTCCCAGTGAACGGTCTGGGTCCACCTGCAGTGGTAATGAAAGCCAAACAGGGCTGCCTAAACCACCAGTTGTCTTACCCAAATCTGAAAAGGCTGTTCTCAAAGCCATAAAGCTGGCAAATAGAAGGATGAAGAAGGAAGAGGCCCAGAAGTCCTCCCACAGGTCGTCTCAAAGCGGCAGCAAACACAGGGTGGATAGACACAAGAGTGACAAACCTGAGCACAAAAGCAGCAGCAGTCGAAGTAGCGAGAGCAGTGAGAGAAATCACAGAGAAAAGACAGAAGATAGTCATCGTCACAGTGAAAGTCACCATGGCAAAACCAGTGATGATCAGAGTGAGCAAATACCCTGTGAAGGAAGAGGCCACGGCAGTGAAAACCACAATCACGACAGAACACACGTGCGCCACAAGACTCGGAGACAGAGCCATGATTCTGTGGTAAGCAGTACCGAGAACAATGAGGCACTACCCAGTGTTGCAACAGGAAGGCAAGGCCGCAGCAGCAACAGACACATTCGCGATAAGCCAGAGCAAAGACCCTACAGTAGTGATAGAGTCATCAGTAATGTACCTGTGTACAAAGCTCAGCTCAGCGAGAGACCCACGACGGACAGGCCAATCAACCGATCACAAAGCATCGATAGGTACTTGGGAGATCAAGTGGAGCGCAGGCCCAGCGCCGATATGTCAGTGAAGGAGAAGCTTGATCCGAGGACCCAGCGCATTGAAAAATCCATCATGGACGGGCTTCAGCAGAGAGGCAGAGCCAGAGAAAAGGCAAGCATAGACACCCCAATCAGAAGGAGTCACAGTATTGATTCGTACCCTAACCCTGACCCTTCAACCCTCTCCCGGCAGTCAAGCCACACCAGCCAGCTTTCTCGCCAGTCTAGCATTGAGCACGCCATCGTTACGCAGTCCTTTCCTATGACCCAACGTAAGCTCCTCCAGGATCCAGACTCTGGGCAGTACTTCTTTGTAGACATGCCTGTACAAGTCAAGACGAAAACCTTCTTTGATCCTGAAACAGGAAGCTATGTGCAGCTGCCAGTCCAGCCGCCAGAGGGTGCTGTTCCTCAGGCATCCCCCTTGGAAGTTTTGACCCAACCTCTGGTTGTTTACCACAGCTTTGTACCGGTGCCTCTGTCTCCCATGGCTCAGAAGGCTCCTATCCAAGCCTCTCATATGGAGCCAAGATTGAGGCAAATGCACTGTAAGGACGGACATCCGTATTtagagcctgtctatggtcaaCACGACCACATGTTAGGGGAGTTTCTAGGCACTGAGGAGGTGGACTGTCCAAGCTGATAGGCTATGAGGATCGAAACGAAATAAAATTTACTTATTTTGAACAGTGTGAGAGCATTTCAGGTTGGATTTTCCATTCAAAGTTAAGCGTTTGATCTTTTTATTGCTTTACTTGCCTTAACATGGGACAAAGAAGCTGCCCGGGCTTTGCAAAGCTACTCTTGAATTGGTTTTGTGAGGAGGAAGGAGTTCAAATTGAGTGTAATTAATTTGTGAATCAATGACAGTTGAATGCTTTTGTTTGAATGTGGGTTAAATTATATGTGTAAGATAATGTGCAATTTTTGAGAAAGATAAGGGACATGGGCGATCCATGTACATAATGTATTTAAGTGTAAACAGAGCGGGTAAGCTTGATTGTAAATGTGGAATATTTATTGTAAATGCTGAGTTTGTTATATACAACGACAGTGGTATTGGGTTCTCCACTGCTTtttagttattgtttttttcttttttattacctgcAAAGTTTTTGCgttcagatttcttttttcacCAGACAGTTTGCAGTCACTTAAGTTGTCATTAGAGATACTTGAACACAGATAGAACTTACTCAAAAAATTGTCTTTTGTATGCTATTGACTTTAACTGATCATGTCCACACAacttaacattaaaaacatattgCATGCTCAAGTTCAAATTACGGTTACACTTATTGTGTTTGATACAaaatcattttcacttttaatgCCTAAAAGCTTGAACTGGCATTGTTgcaattaatattttttaatatgccGAGATCATGAAGGAGAATTGGTTTTGTAAGTTTGTTGCGTTGGCATTTCTCTAAACTAGAATAAAGCAGGGCTGTATTGTGTCTGTGATCCAttccaataaataaaaaaaaacctgtcgTTACAGACTTTTATTGTACTGGTGTCATTAATTTCATTTCATCTAAAGCATATTACTTTTTAATATACTTTGTAACTTTTATGAttgatcatttaaatgtaatatgattacaaataaaagttaCATTAGTTTTACATAATGCTCACATATTCACAAATGTTTATTACAATTTTGGTAATTAACTCCTTGATTAAAGTGGCTTTCactttgtgttgattctagcggccactTTGGAcgaaagcggtagtgtttttagcACACCGGCTGTCGTAAAAGTCTtctctttacggtgctgtattaccCACTGTAGTTTACTGAGTTAGCATTACTGGGAGGTCATATGGTTGCAATGAATatttttgctcagacagaaaatcattcatttacaataaaagaATTCATTAcggatgcatcgttgcatttcaagtgttgcttACGGTAactttggatgtatcgtgagctaaaccgggtatcactgtcaccATGTcatgagccaaagcattaagagattgttgtagcaaccaatgtaataataacttatattattatagcgcatttcatgaaacccacaagtacacaagtacagggaaacaagtgaaaagaaaaaatgcttgctcttgggggaattactagaattgttgggactttataaattatagagtgtggtctagacctactctatctgtaaagtgtctcgagataactcttgttaggaTTTGATACTATCaataaaactgaattaaaaatagtaggccaacacaaacatggACTGATATGAAAATgggcgctaaatggaagggggacataatttaatgtcggctactgacgtacCACCACATTgtgcattgtaaagttattttatgaatgaaatagacatattacattcCCGAGGGCCAATTCGGGGTGGGTTTGGAATCATTTACattcccgtaattgtctccaacTGATGAAAGCCGGGCCGAGCTATGACTCGCGtttttccctttcccttttagcgtttagttgttcttcgtttaatttccttcttttctgtgatggccctgtcccagtatcagccataactacatcAGATAATATAACacaacttctaaaataacattaaaatacaattaggcctaaataaagaaatctcctgctaccttttacctggctgaaTACACTGACGctggcttttccggtgttacaaagaaatctgtgaccctttAGTTCTACATTTGTTCTACAAGGATGTTTCTAATTTGAATGAATGAAGGTTTAAAGTGGTTCTTTAATTGCCCTGGCTTAagattttgtgtattttgtcagtttttgcaaACTATAAACTACACCAGTAGTTTGTTGTAAACAGAATTACAACAGTGGAGCAGGTTTGTAGTCTTCCACCATACCTCTATCTCGCCATCTGCTGGTTAGTTACTGTAATGACAGAAGTGAATGAGAAAGTTAACAGCAGTATTTGTGTTGCTTTCATTTACCAATCTGCACAACTACATAAATAGGAACTAAGTCAAAAGTTACTGCAGATTCTGTTTGGAAAATTCTTTCTGTCTGGATGACGCTTAACATTTCCTCACTAACTCTTTTGAATTACAGAGGTTCAAAAGGGCCCGAAACTTATTCACCATCCAGCTGCATATTCTGCTCGGATACTAAATGAAATCTAAAAATGTAATACTGTTTCTAACCTAACCAA from Perca fluviatilis chromosome 21, GENO_Pfluv_1.0, whole genome shotgun sequence carries:
- the LOC120550958 gene encoding cardiac-enriched FHL2-interacting protein, whose amino-acid sequence is MTCVEKRHMSHRVGSMLHHRFPNGFTDLLMDETDREVSTLTDRAFRSLCVGDDAAYNDEFSYGYSPFNCHKPLVGEPLKKTHHKESKKQGQNKTDKNYAQQQHKNISHISSFLKALSATEKSCEGMLIKNGGMPDTNGESWDKSALRSIQRELSDFSSDYHTNLTDGHYENRHRHRSVDGSSNKAGKDAALPSEKLSKSQNRKSTVKLRKLNIKNFFLHSEFSPFQSWRDFNQFPFGQEETSILPTDNIPKWYDLPFYKELTEAHRKETQHTEEAQSCQKAAPPLTAPKPIPPLPPPKVLPKPIATPADKRCSSDGGDGSAAPWRRNRSRAKSVIPVNQPGLPPQENSSKTLDESLWLLKKEARCVEVKAVEEVSSLASTPFSICQLMTPLIPSRQPTETSEILQTILSPAALDLPQRPHSEAKLTPEPPVKRDSYKSLASSILFNLKDNRKRVKSRYSPPKFKTLEVPEGGTQSPQSDHLKYPQAGSEGYASGLSTPAILKDGHAVCSPVLESNSTPTVALIKYDSDRPLSGDYLLSNLLQPKRDAAGSLGEENPISPFTPLKKTKSPKAKKQNYPSLNLYKKASPVDSDMKYLLVPPSEANEFSPLTLNKDLSPYALPTNNGLSPSNLNVNKDRSPIISPHALEKEWLSSHVSVGKRAPNVPDKAKRLVTDIKEKDFSSKEKDTCGQPMSTMDVIRAARDAISAAKNKALSATQSDSINKPILDTEELREKEIHKKVAHSKEMFGSKRDSSIPENNNVLYQSRNEATLVDKKGKVKKEPPPVPKRNFAKSDIQLSLDKKQKHNDDKLTNGDSEDAKLNLSPNENESVQKQAKLKYVFSARQNNYIKHQRYAVTDDEQGEEFQDGDLNVNAGMDVDKDKETMPLREMRDSGHIINDLHALKELERARLGDRVLENVKNKLGFLNIDEEARAKNDLISRELRNIKKGMLSMRGNTTAKKELFAQKEKDQSKQETFTKIDANVIVNKALINDNYDRAKMALEEIISDRQKRKNKFTEQDANLIFDENTDESYVTRVEQRQNTIKESMTEAKEKQNGSTLALKEKDLKERLSDLRDHNHMRQILSQTEPRLGETHRSGDRLALPGMDKTDDPSFESDEVNLRNVVRQISEESGENRTNQNDGKKGDVPPVPPRSKKGGSRRDESVSKDTDSLKYVVEEDIFNKDVKCENDEVRLKEMSSTGSGKQQVYSDLPTTESSQHDTSPVKERWDVVNKPNSKSITVTDGVICDSMLPSKYPQSENRLCLSPEFKGNDKKAINLQADRSPIREAIFENSNVRAKETPKVKRKAPLRPDHLNTPDDNVTNNLLSEESNKMNRAIEEINVGAEALGETHRDILSPLLLVNGKSVNQSPPDQASLSSKSSYFSVESTVNRNTETESNVYHSLENLIGEEEEVDEVTRNSSRNTKQDSDRTEAEYYSLSDHESEPVVVERQIKSPQKETEVPYKDSKEKDNTTSDQSVTYDVNNPTPMSPSNTFSHSLGIPALFKVKDITLGNKLIKTVQPWSPRESLSGSERGEELDQVQGNPELPAANEPASRSSTPIPDEISKPNEIPSKSSPPLLLSPLNLQSENPKKPQAGGFLTVPQEEDRLSGVSPSSEGVESLTTSTADTADEMGKTAEVSKVPSERSGSTCSGNESQTGLPKPPVVLPKSEKAVLKAIKLANRRMKKEEAQKSSHRSSQSGSKHRVDRHKSDKPEHKSSSSRSSESSERNHREKTEDSHRHSESHHGKTSDDQSEQIPCEGRGHGSENHNHDRTHVRHKTRRQSHDSVVSSTENNEALPSVATGRQGRSSNRHIRDKPEQRPYSSDRVISNVPVYKAQLSERPTTDRPINRSQSIDRYLGDQVERRPSADMSVKEKLDPRTQRIEKSIMDGLQQRGRAREKASIDTPIRRSHSIDSYPNPDPSTLSRQSSHTSQLSRQSSIEHAIVTQSFPMTQRKLLQDPDSGQYFFVDMPVQVKTKTFFDPETGSYVQLPVQPPEGAVPQASPLEVLTQPLVVYHSFVPVPLSPMAQKAPIQASHMEPRLRQMHCKDGHPYLEPVYGQHDHMLGEFLGTEEVDCPS